In Aquimarina spinulae, a single window of DNA contains:
- the paaB gene encoding 1,2-phenylacetyl-CoA epoxidase subunit PaaB, which translates to MKNNWPLWEVFVRSKNGLEHRHFGSIHAADAEMALENARDVYTRRNEGVSIWVVESKHITASNPENNGELFEPAQDKVYRHPTFYTLPDEVKHM; encoded by the coding sequence ATGAAAAATAACTGGCCACTTTGGGAAGTGTTTGTAAGAAGTAAAAATGGTTTAGAACATCGTCATTTTGGTAGTATTCATGCTGCCGATGCAGAAATGGCTTTAGAAAATGCCAGAGATGTATATACACGAAGAAATGAAGGAGTAAGTATATGGGTAGTAGAATCTAAACATATCACAGCATCAAACCCCGAAAATAACGGAGAATTATTTGAACCCGCTCAGGATAAAGTGTATAGACATCCTACGTTTTATACATTACCAGATGAAGTAAAGCATATGTAA